The genomic window accacagagaaaccctgtctcgaaaaaccaaaaaaaaaaaaaaaNNNNNNNNNNNNNNNNNNNNNNNNNNNNNNNNNNNNNNNNNNNNNNNNNNNNNNNNNNNNNNNNNNNNNNNNNNNNNNNNNNNNNNNNNNNNNNNNNNNNaaaaaaaaaaaaaaaaacctacaacagACTGTTCTGTTCTTAACAGAGCCCGCAAAGCCCCTAAGGCATTCAGCCATCAGCCATCATGAATCCGGAGGATCCCTCTAGTGGGTTCCGGCATGACAAGGTGTTAACGTTCATCAATGAGCAAATGTCCAAGCAACCAGAAGGCTCTGCGTTCTACCAAGAGAACCTGTCCCTgtcctgggaggaggtggaagaaaaGCTCCGACTCCTCCTGGAGGATAACAAGATGCCTAGCCAGGCTCAGGAAGCCTGTGCCTGGGGCGGCCTGGCCCTGGGTGTTCGCTTTGCTTGGAGGCAAGGCAACTTGCAAAGGCACCGGGTGCAGTGGCTGCACGACTTCGCCTCCCTGCACCGGTCAGCGGCACATGCCTTGGCATCAGACCTGAAGAAGCTCACAGACCAGCAAGAGGTGGAGCGCAAGGAGGCGGCCTTCCAGCTTCAACTGGCCCATACCAGACTGGCGGACGTGCAGAGAGAGCGGGACCTGCTGAGACTGAAGCTCCTACACGCAGTAAGATTACCTCCTAACCCAGTTTTAGCCCCACCCTATGCCACCCCTATGCCCTTTCCCCATTTCTGGAATATGGCTC from Microtus ochrogaster isolate Prairie Vole_2 unplaced genomic scaffold, MicOch1.0 UNK17, whole genome shotgun sequence includes these protein-coding regions:
- the Tex13b gene encoding testis-expressed protein 13B, with the translated sequence MNPEDPSSGFRHDKVLTFINEQMSKQPEGSAFYQENLSLSWEEVEEKLRLLLEDNKMPSQAQEACAWGGLALGVRFAWRQGNLQRHRVQWLHDFASLHRSAAHALASDLKKLTDQQEVERKEAAFQLQLAHTRLADVQRERDLLRLKLLHARFATPLRILKA